In a single window of the Elaeis guineensis isolate ETL-2024a chromosome 4, EG11, whole genome shotgun sequence genome:
- the LOC109504766 gene encoding uncharacterized protein isoform X6 — MQDCRLDLPSRSTIQMRAKEAIVAFSFIGLTKPMITKRKYCFEWAPMFRFGYGKSVIVKESSMRRATTVHEGVDMKKVSLEDGGAECFPMFHTSSRKLVTR, encoded by the exons ATGCAGGATTGCCGCTTGGACCTTCCTTCCAGAAG TACCATCCAGATGCGTGCAAAGGAAGCAATTGTGGCATTCAGTTTCATCGGATTAACGAAGCCTATGAT AACAAAAAGAAAGTACTGCTTTGAATGGGCGCCAATGTTTCGTTTTGGTTATGGAAAGTCAGTTATTGTGAAAGAGTCTTCCATGAGGAGGGCAACAACTGTTCATGAAGGAGTGGATATGAAGAAAG TAAGTTTAGAGGATGGGGGTGCTGAGTGCTTTCCAATGTTTCATACCAGTTCTAGGAAGTTAGTTACA CGATGA
- the LOC109504766 gene encoding uncharacterized protein isoform X3, with amino-acid sequence MQDCRLDLPSRSTIQMRAKEAIVAFSFIGLTKPMITKRKYCFEWAPMFRFGYGKSVIVKESSMRRATTVHEGVDMKKGSTVSLEDGGAECFPMFHTSSRNDECIWRNFKFVCGASRIYFLFLILSFRG; translated from the exons ATGCAGGATTGCCGCTTGGACCTTCCTTCCAGAAG TACCATCCAGATGCGTGCAAAGGAAGCAATTGTGGCATTCAGTTTCATCGGATTAACGAAGCCTATGAT AACAAAAAGAAAGTACTGCTTTGAATGGGCGCCAATGTTTCGTTTTGGTTATGGAAAGTCAGTTATTGTGAAAGAGTCTTCCATGAGGAGGGCAACAACTGTTCATGAAGGAGTGGATATGAAGAAAG GATCTACAGTAAGTTTAGAGGATGGGGGTGCTGAGTGCTTTCCAATGTTTCATACCAGTTCTAGGAA CGATGAATGCATCTGGAGGAACTTTAAGTTTGTCTGTGGCGCCAgcagaatttattttttatttttaattttaag TTTCAGAGGGTAG
- the LOC109504766 gene encoding uncharacterized protein isoform X5: MQDCRLDLPSRSTIQMRAKEAIVAFSFIGLTKPMITKRKYCFEWAPMFRFGYGKSVIVKESSMRRATTVHEGVDMKKGFSNVSYWIRKVSYSDAVFNQKGSRNS; encoded by the exons ATGCAGGATTGCCGCTTGGACCTTCCTTCCAGAAG TACCATCCAGATGCGTGCAAAGGAAGCAATTGTGGCATTCAGTTTCATCGGATTAACGAAGCCTATGAT AACAAAAAGAAAGTACTGCTTTGAATGGGCGCCAATGTTTCGTTTTGGTTATGGAAAGTCAGTTATTGTGAAAGAGTCTTCCATGAGGAGGGCAACAACTGTTCATGAAGGAGTGGATATGAAGAAAG GGTTTTCCAATGTTTCATACTGGATCCGGAAAGTCAGTTATAGTGATGCAGTCTTCAATCAGAAAGGTAGTCGCAATTCCTGA
- the LOC109504766 gene encoding uncharacterized protein isoform X4 codes for MQDCRLDLPSRSTIQMRAKEAIVAFSFIGLTKPMITKRKYCFEWAPMFRFGYGKSVIVKESSMRRATTVHEGVDMKKGSTVSLEDGGAECFPMFHTSSRKLVTR; via the exons ATGCAGGATTGCCGCTTGGACCTTCCTTCCAGAAG TACCATCCAGATGCGTGCAAAGGAAGCAATTGTGGCATTCAGTTTCATCGGATTAACGAAGCCTATGAT AACAAAAAGAAAGTACTGCTTTGAATGGGCGCCAATGTTTCGTTTTGGTTATGGAAAGTCAGTTATTGTGAAAGAGTCTTCCATGAGGAGGGCAACAACTGTTCATGAAGGAGTGGATATGAAGAAAG GATCTACAGTAAGTTTAGAGGATGGGGGTGCTGAGTGCTTTCCAATGTTTCATACCAGTTCTAGGAAGTTAGTTACA CGATGA
- the LOC140857042 gene encoding uncharacterized protein gives MSELVILDDGQLRQLAKLVYYQEVDAIHSIDFSSEPELAAYLRDCGDSYNTVLNVLDSGRKADEEYKNDNIASPIANDIYSYIINAANLALQTVRNCSLRYDYLGKISENAGAFIKELGEVNGDLEKAHKLANDASEYRNQTLESIRKQQSTASREFSKLVKESGIQFDELVTRYSSKRYGKLFTELEEHEKLQVYYDIIEASGRGNVGVTRFATAAGAAGIAVLIFTAAMMVWDIFSSEHVLETATRDAVESAAAIGGAMLGEVVGAAVASNLIGVEATSVFVLLAGFATGIVGAFILGSFAGWLVGLIFGSGGKQISSMDGLKCYVSSMPDGAVLARQIASQ, from the exons ATGAGTGAGCTTGTTATCCTCGATGATGGGCAACTGCGCCAGCTTGCCAAGCTTGTTTACTACCAAGAAGTAGACGCCATACACAGCATAGACTTTAGTTCTGAGCCCGAACTCGCTGCGTACCTTCGCGATTGCGGGGACAGCTACAACACCGTTCTTAACGTTTTGGATTCTGGTCGTAAAGCTGACGAGGAGTATAAGAACGACAACATTGCATCTCCCATAGCTAACGACATCTACTCTTATATCATAAATGCTGCCAATCTCGCACTCCAGACTGTGAGGAACTGTAGCTTGCGATATGATTATCTGGGAAAAATTTCAGAGAATGCTGGTGCCTTCATCAAGGAATTAGGAGAAGTGAACGGTGATTTGGAGAAAGCTCATAAATTAGCCAATGATGCATCCGAATACAGGAATCAAACCTTGGAATCCATCAGGAAGCAGCAAAGTACCGCGTCCCGTGAATTCTCAAAATTGGTTAAAGAGAGTGGGATACAGTTCGATGAGCTTGTGACCAG GTACAGTTCCAAGAGATATGGCAAGCTATTTACCGAACTGGAAGAGCATGAAAAGCTACAG GTGTACTACGACATCATTGAGGCATCCGGTCGTGGAAATGTGGGAGTGACGAGGTTTGCGACCGCGGCTGGAGCTGCCGGCATCGCAGTGCTAATTTTCACTGCAGCCATGATGGTGTGGGACATATTTTCATCAGAGCACGTCCTTGAAACCGCCACACGCGACGCTGTGGAGTCGGCGGCAGCTATCGGTGGCGCGATGCTGGGGGAAGTCGTCGGAGCCGCCGTGGCAAGTAATTTGATTGGCGTCGAGGCGACTTCTGTATTCGTGCTGCTGGCAGGATTTGCGACCGGCATTGTAGGAGCTTTTATCCTCGGGTCATTCGCCGGCTGGTTGGTTGGCTTGATTTTCGGCTCTGGGGGCAAGCAAATCTCCAGTATGGATGGACTCAAATGCTACGTGTCTTCGATGCCCGACGGTGCAGTTCTCGCCCGTCAAATTGCAAGTCAGTAG